From the genome of Solanum dulcamara chromosome 12, daSolDulc1.2, whole genome shotgun sequence:
attttaaccagaAGGCGAACTCTCATTATATATCAATCTTTTGCTATGCCTGCTATTGACTTGACTACagtataaatagtatattttcTGTCAAAGGGATGAGCCCTCAACCACAAGGTGACTCGACTACTGTGATTTGTCTTATACTCAACAATTTACTTACTTGAAGGGTGTATAGGAATAGGCACCATTACACTGggtttttttgttgttgttgaaaacGGGTGGTAAATACTCTTCCTCTGTCCGGCATTTTTTATCGATATATGAACAAATTGTTTACCGCCTCAGTCCTTGAATTCAGTATTGAAAAAAACTTCTTTTATTCAGTTGTTGTTCCAATGGATAACTAATAGACACTGAAAAAGTTGGATCTTTTTGCTGTTGAGCTATGTGAATCTTCCCTGTGTTGTCTCTTTTTAGCGAGAAATAAATTGCTTTTACTTGTGCAATCATTGGCTTGAGTATTAACTTTACTATATATGAACAAATTGTTTACCTCCTCAGTCCTTGAATTCAGTATTGAAAAAAACTTCTTTTATTCAGTTGTTGTTCCAATGGATAACTAATAGACACTGAAAAAGTTGGATCTTTTTGCTGTTGAGCTATGTGAATCTTCCCTGTGTTGTCTCTTTTTAGCGAGAAATAAATTGCTTTTACTTGTGCAATCATTGGCTTGAGTATTAACTTTACTATATATGAACAAATTGTTTACCTCCTCAGTCCTTGAATTCAGTATTGAAAAAAACTTCTTTTATTCAGTTGTTGTTCCAATGGATAACTAATAGACACTGAAAAAGTTGGATCTTTTTGCTGTTGAGCTATGTGAATCTTCCCTGTGTTGTCTCTTTTTAGCGAGAAATAAATTGCTTTTACTTGTGCAATCATTGGCTTGAGTATTAACTTTACTATATATTCGTATTTGGCAGGATGATAAAGCTGATGTTATTCTGAAGTACATGCCAGATGAGGCAAGGCTGTTGAAGGCATATGGAGAGTTGCCGGAGAACATTAGGCTCAATGAGGGTGTTGTTAATACATTGGATGAGGAGGACGAAGGATCTAATGATGATTATATTGAGTTTGAAGACGAGGACATCGACAGAATCTAGAGTTTTTGTTACTTAAATCGCTTTTTTGCCTTACTAATTCTTATAGGAATGTTTGAAGTAAATTATATGATCAGAGCTTTATGCCATTTAGGTTTCTGTATGAATATTTATGCTTCCATAACGAGCTACTATGTTTTATTTCGGATTTGCACAGTTTTCTGGGTGGTTTGCCTGCATTGATACTTCTGAAATCTGTCTTTTGGTGTAAAAAACacaaattttcaattaaaaaaagtataatataaagttagaatAACAAAATGTGGTTTGAtataatgatatcaaaatagtaTTGAGCTGAGTTTGATAAGTTGATATAATGATATTGAAATAGTATAGAGTGGTTGCAGTgcttcaaaatttgaagaagaccCCAAAAAGCAAATTTGATCTTTTTGTAAATAAACAACaatagattttgcataatgAAAGAATGTTTGACCATTTGATAGTGAAGTAGGAAAGGAAAAGGTAAATATTGAAATAATAATGTGAGTTCATGTTAAAGGATACTAATATTACCtaacaattattttatttctcaattattataataattttcacATTAAATAACGtaaaagattattttattttctacccacaattttcttttcaagtttaacAACAcaagatatttttttcttttttaacaaTAAATATATCGAATACATCTTTAGTGGCCTTATAGTCAAGTCCGCCCTATAGAGGCACCAACTACCTTCAACCTGACAGCACAACTACTTGTCTTGGGATGAACTGACATGACATATTCAAAGAGAGGTGTcatgatgtatgttatttacaaataacatattattatttgaGGAGACAAGCGATAGAGTTAATAAAATAATGGAGTTTTGGAGGCGAACCCTGGAGTATGAAGGGATCAGATTGAGCAAAACtaagacagaatacttggagtgcaagtCATGTGACATGACTCATGAGGCAGATGTGAAAGTGAAGATCGATGCACAAGTCATTTCCAAGCGAggaagtttcaagtatcttaggtcaataatctaagaaaataggGAGATCAACAATGATGTTACATATCGTATTAAAAAGcggtggatgaaatagaggctcgcATCTGGTGTTTCGTGTGataagaatgtgccaccaagaTTTTAAAGGTAAATTTTATAAAGTAATTGTTGGACTAATCATGTTGTACAGGGCGGAGTATTGACCGGTCAAGAACTCGCATGTCCAAAAGATGACAGTAGCAGAAATTAggatattgagatggatgtatgGACACACTAAGAAAGATAAGAGAAAGAACGGAGATATTTGGGACAACGTGGAGTGACCTCTATGGTGGACAAGATAACGAAAACAAAATTGAGATAGTCCAGACATGTGAAGTCTGATACACAAAAGCCTCAGTGAGAAGGTGTGAGGTTCATCGTGGTGGGTCCGAAGcgaggtagaggtaggccaaTGATGAATTGGGAAGAGGTAATTAGTTAAGATATGTTACACCTAAAGATTACCAAGAATATAACCCTAGATGAGAAGATATGAAAGTCAATGATTAAGGCAGAAGACTAGTCACGCAATAGAGCATTGTCTAATTTTTCTtgtcaatattattattattattaccacTCCTATTATCTTCTTTGATTTTGATTATTAACTATTATTTTCTTTGCTTCAGTTATCATATTAATTGTTATTGctactattattttttacatTATTTTCATCTTGACTTCTTCACTACTACATTCCTTTTTTATACCTACTTTGAAATGTGTTACCTTAGCCAAGAGTCTATAGAAAACATCTCTACCTTCACAAAATATCAGGTCCATTCGTGAGATTGTAcaagtatgttgttgttggcaATTGGCAGGTCATTATACTTCATTAGGACTGGCAGGGAGTACTGGTAGGATATGTATGGAAAAAGCTGAAAAGCCCTGTTGCAAATTTCAACATTGGATCTTTGGCAATAAACTATGTGCTCCgtttcaaaaattcatttgcCTTGTGCACTTAACTGACTGCCTTATTTACAGAACAATATGATGCAACAAGATGCAGAAACAGATTATGAAttataacactatcaaatgaaAGTGAAACATAGAATCCTCTTTGAAGATGTGCTAAGATAAATAAAATTACATCAAAACCTACTCTTACTTCACATGAACATATGCCTCTTGTACATGAAACTGAAAGCCGATTTGCATTGGTACTGGAATTTGTTCATTGTGAATTTGACATCAAATTACATGCAGTTATTCAGTTCCTGCAaccttcttcttcaattcctcAATGTCTTCCGCCAATTCTTTTCTACTTGACTGTCAGCAAGAACAATAAGTTCAAATCTCTTGTAAGTTGTTGCATCTCCATGCAAACACCACCACAATTCTACAGTAGTCATGTATCTTTTTGTGTAGTTATTTCAAAATCTCGGAACATTTTATTCACGATGCACAGGGTCGCTTCATCTCACAATATGAGATACACCACAGACCAATAGGGAATACTGCAGAATATTAGTTGCCATATTCGATGCTAAATTCAGATTTGTCATGGTTAAGTGATGTTTCATAAGACTGAAACACGGTGAGAACATTGAAGTATCTCGGTTTTGGCTGGTTTGACAGGATGAGTTACCATGGAGGAATGTGATGTAGAGGGAGTTATCAAAACCAAGCCGCAGCCActctttttattaatttagCTTAAGGTAGGTTCATCCACAAACTCTACCCTTTGAAACTGGATGGACTTATTAAACTACAATGTTTATGAAGATTTCCCACATAGGAGATAGCAGGCCACCTTGCCAACTCAGGCCATGAATGCATTGTGGCAACCTGAGGCCAACCTTCCAAGGTGCCCGGATGGATATTCAAATTGTGCTTTCAAGATTATTTGGTCCACTATAAGAACATCTACCctcttgaaaaaaaattaagatactGACAGGTTGacagtatttttttaataatagcaGTGTATGGGCCAGTTAGCGCACACCTCAACTAGCCTAGGCTGACAGAGAGTAGGAAGCTCTGTATGGCATAATTTATTGGTTTCATTCAGTCATAAAAGATGATATGGAAAGTTACTAGTTTATAGAAGTGCAAGCTTTCAGATATTTACCCAATAAACTTATATTAACGTATGAGAGAGAAAACTAGCCCTTAGCTTGTTTTAAGCCTCAATCAATTCCATATCTCAAGTGAAAACCTACAGCAAATGTGATTTAGCAGGaaaacatttatttaaaataattgttttttttgtgGTAGAATTTTGAAATGTTAAGAGAACGTGTAACCTAATCCTGTGATCTTACCTTGAAGAGAAGGTAGCGGTAGACAAACCATCCAGTATATCCAAGTCCAACCAACTCCAAGACTTTTGGTAGCTGCAGAAAGGGGAGAAACATTTGTGACTTGGTTGGGCCAAACAATAGAAGAAATCTATTAAAGACAGGATTTCTGTCTGTCATACAACTAAATTTCAGAAACCTATAGCAGGGAAAAGAGTCGGAACATTCTTAAGAAGTTCCTTAAGTAAAACAATTATCTTATTCCATTGATCTACTTACCAGAGGAACTGAGTTGATGGCACCAACAAGAATTGAAGATAGCCAAACTGCAACAATTGCCCCACCACCGTAAAGTAGCACTGTTGTCTTGTCTTCAATAGCATCCCACTTTAATTAATACACAGATATTAAATGTGAGTATGACAtaagcaattttttttataaacataaaaaggaaaaagctaTCTATTCCAATCAGTAAAGTAAAATGCATctctaataattctttaattgtatttttaggGACTCCCACATTATCTCCATAAGAAAAATTCCAACTTAACAAAAATGTGTACTGTGTACCCGAAATTAGAGAGTGTCCAGCAGATAAAAACTATGAAGAAACTCTAATGAAGGTAAAAATCTCAAGACATTATAAATGTAACAAACTGACAAGTACTGCTCTGTAAGTATTTTGCAGGAATAAGTAACTCACACTCTATGGTGATGTACAGTATACAAAACAAGGTTTAGAACTTTGATAAACCTAAAAGAAATGCAACAAATGAAAGATTGATTACCAAACAACTATTATTTTCAGCAGAGAAGATGCAAATTTTTTCTCAGGTGACAAGCCATCCAGTTTACCTTTTCTTTTAGCTCCGTTAGGAATTCACTAGTATCAATAGAAGATTCTTCAGATGAAGAGGCTTTAACCTGGAGGAGTGAAGACCTTTTGGATTCTGTTACAGGACAtcaacataaatcataagcaCAGCAACAGGAATAAGTATTATCTTCGAAAAGAGAAAACATCATACTAATACAATGCTCATCACTTGTATTGGTTTAATGCAGCTGTGTAAGTAACAGTGTTAAGTCCTTATGTGCATAAAACCATTATAATCTAGGTATAAAAGCATTCCAGCTTTGGCCAAGGATTTACTGCAAGCTTTTGGTTTTATATACACAGTATTATCACAATGTTCATGAAACAATGATCGTTGGTATCGATCCTCTAagctataaataataaaatatcaagATTTCCACACAAAATGTGCATTAGAGTAAAGATTGGGATGTACTCTCAAAATTAAGCCACTCAATAGAAAGTCATTCATCACAGTGTATGAGGTTCTCCAATGCATTGCAAAGATACCCTTATccctatgaattttttttgtaactcaaataataattgaaagtgCAAATGAAAAGTACTTGGTGAATCTACCAAAACTAGGTTAAATTGTCAATTCCCCGTTCATCAAAAAGGATACTCTAAAGTAGAAAAAGCTAGTAACTAACTCATTGCAGAAAAGGTATCCAAATAtagtatacaacaacaacaacaacccagtgaaatcccacaacgtgggtctggggagggtaaagtgtacgcaaaccttactcctaccaaggtaggacggctgtttccgaaagaccctcagctcaaaaaagcataaaaagcataaaaaaaggtcatataaggctaagaaattcaaagcaatttggaaagcaaataacgaaagcttTACAGATAAAATAGTGTAGTCAAAGTAcataaagtaataaataataatagaaatcagagcacaagaaatcaTAATGTGCTAATGTGCGTACTAATAagaaagaataacgagactatgtactagccttctaccctaatgtgggtcctccacactctcctatctaaggtcatgtcctcggtaagctgtaactgcgtcatgtcctgtctaatcacatctccccaatatttcttcggcctacccctacctcttctgaaaccattcatggccaacctctcacacctccgcactggggcatctgtgtctctactcttcacatgcccaaatcatctcagtcgcattttccgcatcttgtcttccaccgaggccactcccaccttgtcccgaatagcctcatttctaatcctattgctcctggtgtgcccacacatccatctcaacattctcatctcggcaactttcatcttttgaacgtgagagatcttaactggccaacactccgcccatATAACGTAGCCGATCTAACCTTACATAATTAAATTCCTATCTATTTCTAGAGAAAA
Proteins encoded in this window:
- the LOC129876113 gene encoding protein CURVATURE THYLAKOID 1A, chloroplastic, yielding MATIAAASTYTAIFTTHLPLCSTAKTASFCRFALPYLPPRVSASAFSTSFKFPESKRSSLLQVKASSSEESSIDTSEFLTELKEKWDAIEDKTTVLLYGGGAIVAVWLSSILVGAINSVPLLPKVLELVGLGYTGWFVYRYLLFKSSRKELAEDIEELKKKVAGTE